ATTTAGGGGAGCAAAACACGAACCGAACACCAGCCGCTTGCACTTTACCGTTTAGCCTGTGGGGATGAGATAGGCAGGTGGAGGGGAAGGCAAAAAATTGATGCTGAAACTTCTGTAGTGGTTTCCCCTTGTCTCTGAAGCTCGGAATATAAAAATGTTTGGGTCATCCCGATGTTACTATAAACCAGATCTTGAATCATGATGCAATCTGCAAGCTCGGGAAGCAGCTCCTCTAAGTCACCCATCAGCAACACTGCCAACCTGCCAGTTGTGCGACTCCCAACTCTAAATGAGCGTCTCAGGAATGTGCGGAGCCGGGATGGAGGGGGTGGCACTCGCAGCCTGTCGAGGGATGGAAGTGGCTTGGGTGAATCAAACAGAATGCTTGTCTTCATCAGGCGTTTAAAGTCGCTTCTGATGTTTATTTACCTTGTCTGGACAGTTTCCCCTTCTaaataataattcttttaaaaatagctatCCTCTGAACTTGCCAGATGCTGTTGCCCGTGGCTGTGGGTCAGGCACCCTGGAGCAGATGTTGGGATGCTCCGCCTGTGCCTGgcaagggcagctctgcagcggGAGCTGCCGGGGAAATGATTTCAGCAACAGGCTGCACATCTGGGTAGCCAAGGGGCTTTGCTCAGAGTGCGGTAAAACGTCTCCCGGGTTAATGCTTTGCACGTGTGTCTCTGttggctggatttttttcccgAGGACTGGCACCTCTGAAAGAAATCCCTTGTGCATGCAGTGGTTTTCTGCCACTTCACTCACCTGGTTTCTCAGAGGGAGCTCCCTCTTGGTAGCGGGGAAAACTAACGTATTTAATATATTAAGGCACCGAGGGGCTTATTAATAACATAATGTGGcttctaattatttttccttgggGTGTGGGAGCAAGCCACGCTGGGCACTGTTCACTGTGCAACGTGAGAAGAGGgattttaggcttttttttttttttaactcaagGTATTTTAAACACGAGGTGCTATTAATTCCTCAGCAGCAACAAAGAGCgagggctgggtgggaagggaggaaTAACGGAGACCACGTCCAGCGTGATGCCCGCAGGGAGCGGGCGCCGCCCTGGGAGCATCCTCTGCAGGGACGCTGCCCGGGTGGGAAATAATTAGCCCGATTGTGTGTTCGCTCGCCCAGCGGAGGCTGCAGCGATTCCTTCAGCTGCCCTTTTGACGGCGATCCATTAAATTGCTGTCACGCCGCACGTCTCTCACGTAGGGGCTGGGAAAGCGGAGCCGTCGAAggcgctgggctgggcagagccgGGCGAGGGGAGGGGGATGCTCcgggagggaaggaaggggatTTTCCGGGAGGAAAAAGGATGTTCCAGGAGGGAAGGGGATGCCGCTGCCTCTCTCCATCCCGTCCCTGCTTTTTGCCGTCCCTCGGGCTCGGTGGGTGTGGGAGCACAGCCGGGGATGTTCCATCCTCGCGGCTCCACGTGCGCGTGTGATGCGGGATCGGGCATCCCTGAAAGGGGTGGGAACTGCGGCGGGAAGaagctgggaaaaggggaataGGACTAACAGAATGTGCGCTCTGGGGGAATACTGATGATGAGACAGTCAAAATGCCTGAATTAGGGAGGTGGCTGTTTTATCCGACTTTTTATAGAAGcaaatttccttcccttttctgctgtttgtattttttccccttcttttaaCCACTGGTGTGAAGCTGGCTTTCTGGCAAACAGCAAAAGTGATGAGCTCCTCCTAAATATCCTCTGATTGAGCCTGAAAGTCATCCCTGCCCTTGACTTACCTGTCTAGATGTCGATAAGGAGTAATGAATATGTATTGAAATCCTTGATGGCTTCCCAGCAGTGGTGAATAGAAATGATGAATGAGGCTTTTGTGAAAGACTGGGAGCAAAACACTGGGTTCTGTTTCATCCCTGATGCAAAGTTCCCCGGAGCCTTTTGATTTGGGCTCGGATTCCTGGTGGAAAGTTGCTCACTGATGCCACGGTGTTTTGGGAGGTGCTGTTCCATTGTTCGAGGGCagcaaaaattgggaaattccTGAATTTAGGGTGTTTAACTCTTGCAGCACCCTTTGGAGGTGACACGTGTGCCCACCCAGTGCCAaccctggggctgtcacagctgtCTGGAGCCACAGGGACATGAACAGTACCCAGCATTGTCCCTTCCTCTTCCAGTGCTATTTAATGGCCCCAAATCCTCTTGGCTCTGCTCTTTGAGTTCCTTTGTCCACTGGCAGGTAGGGAAAGGAAGAGTTTCCTTATTCAGCAAttattccttcctcctccccttgtgtgtgggttttgtgtAAAGCAGACTTGCACTCATAGCTTGGATGAGGATGTGAGGTTGTTTTAGGTGGGGAAAAGTGTTTTTCTGGGTATGTTGCACAGCTCCCTTGTGCCCCAGCACAGAAAACTTGCACTTGTTATCAAAATCtttgggagctgccctggggttTTGAAACGCAGCACGGGGGTGTTGCACAAAGGGGGTGAGTGtgagggcagctccagcctgggaaattcatgaaacaaaaaaagaggaaatgtaTTGGgtagtttttaatattttgcctGCTGAGTTTGCTTTGGTGAGAAACTCAGGAAAACGATGGGTTGCTCTTCTCTGTCATCTGGACACCAGTGCCATAACTCTTCCTTGTGGCCTTAATTTGgtttctccagctgctgagtttattttcttaaaagggGAAGATAATCCCATATACTTTGTATCTTCTGTGGATACCTCAGTTTGCCATTTCCAGATCCACTCTGACAAAAGCCTATCCCAgccctgtctccatccctgggagcccCTGGCATCCTGGTCCCACCTTCAGCAGCTGTgacaggcaggcagagctctcACCCAGGCCATAATTAAGCTGGGTTTTATGGCTCTGCCACCAGCCACTCACTCCCTGCATTCCTTTCCTATGAGGTCTCTGGGCTCACCGGTGGATGGAAGGGTGGGTGAGAAATCCCCTGCAAATGCTGCCTCTGGAttttctttccagctgtttGACATGGACCCTCTTcaccacaacaacaacaaaaaaatatcccaacaaCCCAGTTTGGgtttatgaggaaaaaagggataaaTCACTTGGAGAGCTGCTTTTAAATGCTGGTAGTTCTGTGGTTCTCTTGCCTTGTTTGTCTTCAGAAAATCCTCTTAGTTGGTTGTGTGTCAGCTAAAAATCAAGTCAAAGATTTTGGGAGATGCCTTCTGTGGGTGAAGATTTTGGACCAGGCCTGGTATttcagcacagacactgctgcagggaCGGGTCCAGAATCCTTGGCTATCCTTGAACTTTTCATGGAATTGGCCAAACCATTGGAATGCTAAGTTGTGCTTgccttgattttaatttttttttaaaaattatttcattttggaTGCAAatgaggaaactgaggcacagaagagcctgggccagctgcTGGCTCCTTGCCTACTTTGCACCCATCAGGATGTTCTTGCTGTGGCTTTCAGGTTTTCTCTAGCTGCTGAAGTACTTGAAGGAGTCTGGATAAAAACAAGTGCCTTGATGCAGGATGAGGTGGAGAGTTAACAGCTCctgttgtttttccttgcaGCCTGTGGGCCCCAGCTTGCCAATTCCCCCACTGTGATAGTCATGGTTGGCCTCCCAGCCCGTGGCAAGACCTACATCTCCAAGAAGCTGACACGCTACCTCAACTGGATTGGTGTCCCCACAAAAGGTGAGGCTGGCATGGCTTCCAGGGCAAAGCAGGAGGTCTGGTCCTCAGGAATTCCTCTAGATCAGTGCTTTGGGAGGTGGGAGGTAATGGGGGATATTTCAAAGATCCCACAGGTGAAATACCTGTGTTTTCacatcctgctgcagcccaggttTGCCTTCACTTTGAAGACCAAAGGATGCTCTGAGCCTTTTTCTCTGAGGGTGTAATTCCTCATCCCCAGCTTGCTTTAAGTGCAGAAGCTGCATGGCTGAGTGATGCCCCTCATGTTGATGGTTTGTTCCTGCTTTCCCCCCCAGTTTTCAACGTTGGGGAGTATCGGCGCGAGGCCGTGAAGCATTACAGCTCCTATGACTTCTTCCGTCCTGACAACGAGGAGGCCATGAAAGTCAGGAGGTGAGTGTGGCCACcccctccctgaccccacaTCCTGCTGAACCTcatggctggcagcacagctgccaagTTTGGGGGGGATGAACTGAGAAGTTGGGCTCTGAATTTCCCCTGGATTTGAATTTCCCCTGCCCACTCAAGGAGGGTTCTGAGAGCTCAAAACTGAATCTGTATGGGATTGGTAACTTCAGGGTGGCCAGCACACCCAGAGGACATCAGGGCCATGTGTGTGTCCCCTGTTTTGCAGGCAGTGTGCCATGGCTGCCCTGAGGGATGTGAAGCTGTACCTGACGGAGGAGGCCGGGCAGATCGCGGTGAGCTCCCAGATGTGCTCTGGGGtttggcagctgtgccagccccaaagtcccctgcagtccctgctctgaGGAGGGGCTCTCTGGGAAGCCAGCTCTTTGTGGTGCTGATTGAGATCTTCTGCTTTTAAAGGTTTTTGATGCCACCAATACCACCCgggagaggagagggatgaTCCTGAACTTTGCCAAAGAGAATGGATTCAAGGTCAGTGGCATGGGGCTGATACTTGCACTGTGAAGTTCACTCTTGTGTAGAGTTGGTGTATCTTTCATGTGTTATCCTAATGCTGCTCCTGTGTGAGGCAGATTTCACTGCTGGGTttgattaaaaacatgaaacttTCTTCATTCCCTGTACTGAGCTGTGGGGAAGGAAGTGATGggagtggggcagagggagaggtTGGGTCAAGCAGGGAGGAGATTGGGTTGAGTAAGGAGCTGGCTGAATGTTAGAAATCTTGCTCTTTCTGGTGGCTTTCAGctgagctttgctttgcttcGCTTCACAGGTGTTCTTCATTGAATCTGTCTGCAATGATCCCAACGTAGTGGCCACCAACGTTATGGTAAGTGTGGAATTGGTGGAAGTgtcctgcctttgttttccctCCATAGAGAGGTAGGAATGGCATCACCTTCACAAGCTCTGGTCTTCTGGACTTCAGCTCCCCTGGTATCtgctggagggacagcacagcatgGCACTGGCAGTCTAGGAGGTTCCTGGAATGTGTTGATGACTTCTTTCTCCAAGTGATAGCACCTCTCATTGTTTGCTCTTCTATGTTGTGCCTTGTTGTCACCAACAAGGAGGGGCTGGTGAGGAATGTGAAGCTCCTGGGTTTCATTGGTGTGAAATGAGTTGTCAGGAGAGCAGATTTTGGCCTGGAGTACTGTAGGATAAAAAGCCCAGGAGGGAAGAAGGGCCCAAGAAAACTGGTTAATGTTGAAGGATCAGCTTCTCCAAGTTCAGCTGTGATGCATTCCCAGCAAAGGAGCAGCCATCAAAAGTGCCAGGATGAACAAGGAACTCCTGGACAAGCCCAAACACAAAAAGGAAGCCTACAGAGAGGATGGAAGCAAGGACAGGCAGCCTGGGAGGAATTCAGAGATTGTCTGTGCAGCCAGGGATTGGGTTAGGAAAGACAAAGCCCTGACAGAATTTGGGGACTACAGGCTCAGTCTCATACCAGTGCTTGGGAAGATCATGGAGCAGATCATCGTGGAAACTCTGCTGAGgcacatggaaaacaaaaaggtgTTGGTGACAGCCAACATGGCTTCACTggaggcaggggctggagctggagtgtcttttcccctgctggaagctgctgtCCCAGTGACCAACTTTCTGGGAGGTTGCACACAGCCTTTTCTACAACAAAATGCTCAgtttgctactttttttttcccccacaagctggatttttttgaggattttaaTCCCTTTATTTGGAAATTAATGCTTGAAGGGTGAGAAAATGATCTCCTGGCTGAGTGTGGGATTTTGTTCCATGGGGAACTGCAGATGAATGGTGCTGTTAGTGCTGGTGTGAAAAATACACCCCAGGCCTGGGATGCTGCCACATGTGTTGATCCATTGTGTTATCCTGTTGGTTTCAGGACTGCTTGTGAAATTACCAATGTGTAATGCTGCTGTTCAAACCCAAATCTTCAGGAAAAAGAGCCTGTTAGATTAGTTCAGGCAGGACTTAGTCTGTGAGGGTTGTGAATAGTCACATTGCCTGTTCCTAGGGTCTTTCAGGCCAACAGCTTGCAGCAAATAATGCACAGAAAGGGATTGAATGTTGCCATCCTactgtcctgctgctgagctgggataaGCATCTTGTCTATGCTTGTGCACTTCCCTTTCTCAGCTTGAATTTGACCCTGAtggagtttttttgtgtgtggtttttttttgtttgtttttttttagccaTTAGGAAGCTGAGTTTTCCTACTGTTGGGTGGTAAAGGGCTACCCCAACTCTTGGGGGAGAATGGGAATGGATGATAAGTGTCTAAACTAAGCATGCAATGGTTGATACCAAATTCTCCCACCTTATGCTTGGGTTTGGGTCTGGTTTGCTTCTTTGCTGCTCTGTGATGAGTGATGACTGTAAAGTACTCATCACTTACTTTCAGCTGATCACTGGATCTTGGCAGGACTTTGAAATTCCAGATTAGCATTGTCTGGCTTGGAAAGCTTCCTAACCTTTCCTTGTGgcatgttttttttctgctgcaggaagtCAAATTGTCCAGCCCAGATTACCGGGACTGTAACTCCACTGATGCCATGGAGGATTTCATGAAGAGGATCAATTGTTACCAAGCCAGCTACCAGCCCCTTGACCCTGATGACTATGACAGGTAAGAGACCTCGACTTCTTGAGTTACCTTGAGCACctgccctttcccagtgaaCAGTGAAGGGTGGAGCTGTATTTCACTTTGTCTTTAAGCACCTGGCTGTGCTAGGATGATTTATGGCCAGGCCTCACCTTGGATTCAGGCCTTTTACAGGAAAATGCTGGTTTCCCCAGGTCCTGTGCCAGGGAAATGGGCACTGATGCCTTCCCAGGCTCTACTGGGCTCAGATGAGCTGTTTTCAACCCTGCTCTGCAGGTCTAAGTACAAAGGCTTTGGGAAAGCACTTAGTTTGAGTGGTTGAGGTGCTTTTTTCATTGTCCCAGTTAAAGGAAGGGACTGCTTGGCTCAAACTACAGGATTGAGTAAGCCCTGTGGCTTCTGCCTGGTTGTTGTGTGCCTTGGAAGAGGTTTGCTGTCCTGCCTGACTCTGCAGGCACCTCCCAGCCTCTCCACTGCTCACAAACACATCTGTGTGCCCTGCACTGATTGTCCCATCGTGCTGATCCCTGTCTGGGGAGGAGCATGTTCCCTGTGAGTCCTGTTTAATCCTCTTtactgctgcaggaggaggggtgGTGATTACACTGCTGCTATTCAGCTCTCCACGAATCCCCATTACCTGTTGGCTCCCTGCTGAAAATAGCCTGCAGGAAATCCTCTGAGCCTGTGATTACATGGGCAGAGATAACCCACAATGacgtctgtctgtccccagggaACTTTCTCTCATCAAAGTCATCGACGTGGGCCGGCGGTTCCTGGTCAACAGGGTTCAGGATCACATCCAGAGCAGGATTGTTTATTACCTGATGAACATCCACGTCCAGCCCCGCACCATTTACCTCTGCCGGCACGGGGAGAGCGAGTTCAACCTCAAGGGCAGGATTGGAGGGGACTCTGGCCTCTCCAACAGGGGCAAGAAggtgagggaggaggaaaatattCTCCTGTGGCTTCCAGGAGTTATCTGGCTGTAGGGCTACACTTACTGGGAAGTAGGGAAGAAGCTCCATTGGGAAGCTATGGACCATGAATCAACCTCTTTTTACTATATCCCACAGTTTGCAGAGGCACTGAACAAGTTTGTGGAAGAGCAGAACCTGAAGGATCTCAAAATTTGGACCAGCCAGCTAAAGAGGACAATCCAAACAGCAGAAGCTCTCCAGCTGCCCTATGAGCAGTGGAAGGCGCTCAATGAAATCGATGCTGTGAGTATCTGTGCAGCCACAacagctggatggggctggtTGTTGCTTCACGAGAGGAAGTGAGGTTTTGTCTGGTGCTGTTTGGCTTGAACATCTCCAGTAACCTCGTGGTTGttcttccctggcagggtgtgtGTGAAGAAATGACCTATGAAGAAATCAGGGAGCAACATCCAGAGGAATTTGCTCTGCGGGATCAGGATAAATATTACTACCGTTATCCTTCTGGGGAGGTAGgtctgcagggacaccttcagaCACAGGATTTTTACTTGAAATGTGACCTTTCTTCCTCATTCTGTCCTCTCCTCTTGAGCAGAGGAGCAGTGAAAGCTCCAAGAAATGAGAATTAAGAGATCAGGGCTCATGTTTACCTCTACCTTGAGCTCTTGTGAGATCTTGGCATATGAGGATTTCACCAAGAAATAATGTCATTTAACAAACAGTCCCACTGATTTTATAGCAGATTAGTAGGGAAAGGTCTCTGGAGGTTTCTAGTCCAACCTCCATCATTCTATCTGCTCACAGTTTTGTGCTGCcccaattttctttcatttccaaaaaaagtaattttcaccTTGTTCTCAGTATCATTCCCTAGGGGTTGATGGTAATATCTCTGTTCCTGGCAGTCTGCTTTCAGGGGTGACACAATGAGGTGGGAGTTGACATCAGTTCTGGATGATACTTTAGGCTGTGAATTGAGCTAGTTATCCCCAAATTGAAAGTCATGCCCAtagatatttcagaaaaatctttggAGTTATCCTTGTGACCCTGTATCTAACAGAAGAATATGTGGGGATAGGTGAAGAGGTTCTATCTTCAAAGCCTTTGTTGCTTACCTTAATTAATTTTCCAGGAGTGAGCTGTAATTCACTGAGATGTGAATGGCTCCTTCTCTGACAGAAGAATTAAAGTTCCAGAGTAGCCTGAGGAtgaggatttatttatttttagcagtttGTTGGTTTACTCAGAGGCATGGAAATCAGGAGGTGTACCAATATGAGGACTGTTTTTTGGGATGCTAATTGCATTGATCCCATGCCTcatctctctttccttctgtccCAGTCCTACCAAGACCTGGTGCAGCGCCTGGAGCCAGTCATCATGGAGCTGGAGAGGCAAGAGAACGTCCTTGTCATCTGCCACCAGGCTGTCATGCGCTGTCTGCTGGCATATTTCCTGGACAAGAGTGCAGGtgagctccctgtccctgggaagAGGATTGGCCCTGCTGGAGGAGGGATGATGGCATTCACATGGAGTGTGCATCTCTTTGCTGTGGGGTGAAGGAGTCTGAGCCTGCCTTGGAGTGAGGTGGGATAACCCTCCTGCTTTGCTGTCTCTGCAGATGAGATGCCCTACCTGAAATGTCCCCTGCACACAGTGTTGAAGCTGACCCCGGTAGCCTATGGTGAGTGAGACCTTCCTAAACGTGCCAGGAGGGTTGACTTGTACCTTCTCCTGAATCCAGGCAGTCTGGGAGAAAAGCAGGGATCTGTGCTGGGGCACTTGGTAACATCCTGGCCTTGCTGATCTTTGTGCTCCTTTCTGCAGGCTGCCGGGTGGAATCCATCTCACTGAACATTGAAGCAGtcaacacacacagagaccGACCAGAGGTGAGTCTTGcctttccctggagctgtcctTTGGTGTCCCCTTCCTGTCCCCTGTGGTCAGCTGGCAGTGGGAACTGCCAAATCATGCCTGGGTGGGCATGGGGAGATTGCTCAGCTGGGTGCTtggaagtgctgctggaagACTGGGAGCATCAGATGTGTTCTTGCTCTGCAAAGTCGTGGCCAGCTGAGGGTTTTCCAGGGGAAAAGGACTGTTGCATGTTCCTGCTTCCCAgtgtgtgtgcccaggggaAACTCCTCCCTGGTCTCTGACTTTCCCTGCATGGTCATCCACTTGcctgagcagggaatggagctgtgGATGGAGAAGGTGACTTCTCCCAGctgcctggcagagcctgggctcaGTGCTTGCCCTACATCTGCCTCGAGGCTCTTTTTTCCTGGTATACCCGTggctctctgtccctctgcagggcgggaggtggcagtgccaggctggggatgctctgtggAGGAGACCCCTCCTGTAGAGAAAAATTCCTGTAAGGTTGGGTCCATCTGCCAAGTGCTCCACTGGAGCTCAGAGGCCAGAACAGGAGGATGCTAACTCTGTGTcagagagggacacagggaccctgGCAGCACCCATGCCTCAAGGTGCTGGGCCATTTCCAACTTGTGCTTAGTGGTGGTGGAGCCCACAGTGATGCTGGAGAGTTGGGGCTGTCCCCTTTTGGCCCACACCTCCTTTCCTTTGCTTCCCCTGTCAGGTGGCAGCCCCTGagcctcctgtccctccctgcagctgtaGGGGGGAAGCCAGTCCTTCCCCCTGCATGGGGCCATCGATGCCCTGCTTTGCCACCCTCTCTGGGGGTGGCAGCAAGGCTTGTGCCAAGTGCTTGAGTGCCCCTGCTCAGCTTTGCCTCCATCCCTCCTCGCTTGAGTCGGAGCTTGGCGCGGTGCTGACCCTcgctggctgctctgctcccacttCCCAAATCTTCCTGatcagcctgggctggctcatCTTCCCTCTTCTTGCTTTCACTCCTCTCTCTGGGTGGAGAGACCAGCTTTGAGAGGAGACTGATGGgcacctctgtgtgtgcactCATGGCTTGATTGCTGCTGGGTGTGTTCACCTACCTGTACTTACTTTT
This genomic interval from Catharus ustulatus isolate bCatUst1 chromosome 4, bCatUst1.pri.v2, whole genome shotgun sequence contains the following:
- the PFKFB3 gene encoding 6-phosphofructo-2-kinase/fructose-2,6-bisphosphatase 3 isoform X7 — encoded protein: MPMELTQSRIQKIWLPNDNRPALPRRSCGPQLANSPTVIVMVGLPARGKTYISKKLTRYLNWIGVPTKVFNVGEYRREAVKHYSSYDFFRPDNEEAMKVRRQCAMAALRDVKLYLTEEAGQIAVFDATNTTRERRGMILNFAKENGFKVFFIESVCNDPNVVATNVMEVKLSSPDYRDCNSTDAMEDFMKRINCYQASYQPLDPDDYDRELSLIKVIDVGRRFLVNRVQDHIQSRIVYYLMNIHVQPRTIYLCRHGESEFNLKGRIGGDSGLSNRGKKFAEALNKFVEEQNLKDLKIWTSQLKRTIQTAEALQLPYEQWKALNEIDAGVCEEMTYEEIREQHPEEFALRDQDKYYYRYPSGESYQDLVQRLEPVIMELERQENVLVICHQAVMRCLLAYFLDKSADEMPYLKCPLHTVLKLTPVAYGCRVESISLNIEAVNTHRDRPEPLLGKACLT
- the PFKFB3 gene encoding 6-phosphofructo-2-kinase/fructose-2,6-bisphosphatase 3 isoform X8, with the translated sequence MPMELTQSRIQKIWLPNDNRPALPRRSCGPQLANSPTVIVMVGLPARGKTYISKKLTRYLNWIGVPTKVFNVGEYRREAVKHYSSYDFFRPDNEEAMKVRRQCAMAALRDVKLYLTEEAGQIAVFDATNTTRERRGMILNFAKENGFKVFFIESVCNDPNVVATNVMEVKLSSPDYRDCNSTDAMEDFMKRINCYQASYQPLDPDDYDRELSLIKVIDVGRRFLVNRVQDHIQSRIVYYLMNIHVQPRTIYLCRHGESEFNLKGRIGGDSGLSNRGKKFAEALNKFVEEQNLKDLKIWTSQLKRTIQTAEALQLPYEQWKALNEIDAGVCEEMTYEEIREQHPEEFALRDQDKYYYRYPSGESYQDLVQRLEPVIMELERQENVLVICHQAVMRCLLAYFLDKSADEMPYLKCPLHTVLKLTPVAYGCRVESISLNIEAVNTHRDRPEEAKKGPNPLMRRNSVTPLASPEPTKKPRINSFEEHVAVSSALPGCVPQEVPTQMPGQPLLGKACLRPVCHFLKVFSLLIFPRT
- the PFKFB3 gene encoding 6-phosphofructo-2-kinase/fructose-2,6-bisphosphatase 3 isoform X4 yields the protein MPFRKACGPQLANSPTVIVMVGLPARGKTYISKKLTRYLNWIGVPTKVFNVGEYRREAVKHYSSYDFFRPDNEEAMKVRRQCAMAALRDVKLYLTEEAGQIAVFDATNTTRERRGMILNFAKENGFKVFFIESVCNDPNVVATNVMEVKLSSPDYRDCNSTDAMEDFMKRINCYQASYQPLDPDDYDRELSLIKVIDVGRRFLVNRVQDHIQSRIVYYLMNIHVQPRTIYLCRHGESEFNLKGRIGGDSGLSNRGKKFAEALNKFVEEQNLKDLKIWTSQLKRTIQTAEALQLPYEQWKALNEIDAGVCEEMTYEEIREQHPEEFALRDQDKYYYRYPSGESYQDLVQRLEPVIMELERQENVLVICHQAVMRCLLAYFLDKSADEMPYLKCPLHTVLKLTPVAYGCRVESISLNIEAVNTHRDRPEEAKKGPNPLMRRNSVTPLASPEPTKKPRINSFEEHVAVSSALPGCVPQEVPTQMPGQPLLGKACLRPVCHFLKVFSLLIFPRT
- the PFKFB3 gene encoding 6-phosphofructo-2-kinase/fructose-2,6-bisphosphatase 3 isoform X5 gives rise to the protein MPMELTQSRIQKIWLPNDNRPALPRRSCGPQLANSPTVIVMVGLPARGKTYISKKLTRYLNWIGVPTKVFNVGEYRREAVKHYSSYDFFRPDNEEAMKVRRQCAMAALRDVKLYLTEEAGQIAVFDATNTTRERRGMILNFAKENGFKVFFIESVCNDPNVVATNVMEVKLSSPDYRDCNSTDAMEDFMKRINCYQASYQPLDPDDYDRELSLIKVIDVGRRFLVNRVQDHIQSRIVYYLMNIHVQPRTIYLCRHGESEFNLKGRIGGDSGLSNRGKKFAEALNKFVEEQNLKDLKIWTSQLKRTIQTAEALQLPYEQWKALNEIDAGVCEEMTYEEIREQHPEEFALRDQDKYYYRYPSGESYQDLVQRLEPVIMELERQENVLVICHQAVMRCLLAYFLDKSADEMPYLKCPLHTVLKLTPVAYGCRVESISLNIEAVNTHRDRPEPLLGKACLRPVCHFLKVFSLLIFPRT
- the PFKFB3 gene encoding 6-phosphofructo-2-kinase/fructose-2,6-bisphosphatase 3 isoform X6 — translated: MPMELTQSRIQKIWLPNDNRPALPRRSCGPQLANSPTVIVMVGLPARGKTYISKKLTRYLNWIGVPTKVFNVGEYRREAVKHYSSYDFFRPDNEEAMKVRRQCAMAALRDVKLYLTEEAGQIAVFDATNTTRERRGMILNFAKENGFKVFFIESVCNDPNVVATNVMEVKLSSPDYRDCNSTDAMEDFMKRINCYQASYQPLDPDDYDRELSLIKVIDVGRRFLVNRVQDHIQSRIVYYLMNIHVQPRTIYLCRHGESEFNLKGRIGGDSGLSNRGKKFAEALNKFVEEQNLKDLKIWTSQLKRTIQTAEALQLPYEQWKALNEIDAGVCEEMTYEEIREQHPEEFALRDQDKYYYRYPSGESYQDLVQRLEPVIMELERQENVLVICHQAVMRCLLAYFLDKSADEMPYLKCPLHTVLKLTPVAYGCRVESISLNIEAVNTHRDRPEPLLGKACLPVCHFLKVFSLLIFPRT
- the PFKFB3 gene encoding 6-phosphofructo-2-kinase/fructose-2,6-bisphosphatase 3 isoform X1, with product MPMELTQSRIQKIWLPNDNRPALPRRSCGPQLANSPTVIVMVGLPARGKTYISKKLTRYLNWIGVPTKVFNVGEYRREAVKHYSSYDFFRPDNEEAMKVRRQCAMAALRDVKLYLTEEAGQIAVFDATNTTRERRGMILNFAKENGFKVFFIESVCNDPNVVATNVMEVKLSSPDYRDCNSTDAMEDFMKRINCYQASYQPLDPDDYDRELSLIKVIDVGRRFLVNRVQDHIQSRIVYYLMNIHVQPRTIYLCRHGESEFNLKGRIGGDSGLSNRGKKFAEALNKFVEEQNLKDLKIWTSQLKRTIQTAEALQLPYEQWKALNEIDAGVCEEMTYEEIREQHPEEFALRDQDKYYYRYPSGESYQDLVQRLEPVIMELERQENVLVICHQAVMRCLLAYFLDKSADEMPYLKCPLHTVLKLTPVAYGCRVESISLNIEAVNTHRDRPEEAKKGPNPLMRRNSVTPLASPEPTKKPRINSFEEHVAVSSALPGCVPQEVPTQMPGQPLLGKACLPVCHFLKVFSLLIFPRT
- the PFKFB3 gene encoding 6-phosphofructo-2-kinase/fructose-2,6-bisphosphatase 3 isoform X3 → MPMELTQSRIQKIWLPNDNRPALPRRSCGPQLANSPTVIVMVGLPARGKTYISKKLTRYLNWIGVPTKVFNVGEYRREAVKHYSSYDFFRPDNEEAMKVRRQCAMAALRDVKLYLTEEAGQIAVFDATNTTRERRGMILNFAKENGFKVFFIESVCNDPNVVATNVMEVKLSSPDYRDCNSTDAMEDFMKRINCYQASYQPLDPDDYDRELSLIKVIDVGRRFLVNRVQDHIQSRIVYYLMNIHVQPRTIYLCRHGESEFNLKGRIGGDSGLSNRGKKFAEALNKFVEEQNLKDLKIWTSQLKRTIQTAEALQLPYEQWKALNEIDAGVCEEMTYEEIREQHPEEFALRDQDKYYYRYPSGESYQDLVQRLEPVIMELERQENVLVICHQAVMRCLLAYFLDKSADEMPYLKCPLHTVLKLTPVAYGCRVESISLNIEAVNTHRDRPEEAKKGPNPLMRRNSVTPLASPEPTKKPRINSFEEHVAVSSALPGCVPQEVPTQMPGQPLLGKACLT
- the PFKFB3 gene encoding 6-phosphofructo-2-kinase/fructose-2,6-bisphosphatase 3 isoform X2 — its product is MPMELTQSRIQKIWLPNDNRPALPRRSCGPQLANSPTVIVMVGLPARGKTYISKKLTRYLNWIGVPTKVFNVGEYRREAVKHYSSYDFFRPDNEEAMKVRRQCAMAALRDVKLYLTEEAGQIAVFDATNTTRERRGMILNFAKENGFKVFFIESVCNDPNVVATNVMEVKLSSPDYRDCNSTDAMEDFMKRINCYQASYQPLDPDDYDRELSLIKVIDVGRRFLVNRVQDHIQSRIVYYLMNIHVQPRTIYLCRHGESEFNLKGRIGGDSGLSNRGKKFAEALNKFVEEQNLKDLKIWTSQLKRTIQTAEALQLPYEQWKALNEIDAGVCEEMTYEEIREQHPEEFALRDQDKYYYRYPSGESYQDLVQRLEPVIMELERQENVLVICHQAVMRCLLAYFLDKSADEMPYLKCPLHTVLKLTPVAYGCRVESISLNIEAVNTHRDRPEEAKKGPNPLMRRNSVTPLASPEPTKKPRINSFEEHVAVSSALPGCVPQEVPTQMPGQNMNNSQKPS